Genomic DNA from Nocardioides aquaticus:
CTCGACCTCGCCCGCCTTCACCAGTGCGCGGAGCGCCGCTGTGAACGCGGTTTCCTTGGCCTCGCCGTAGAGGTCGCCGTAGACGCCCTGGACGTGCTGGACCACCGCCTTCGGCTGCCCGTCAGCGGTCAGGCGGCGTAGGTTGTCGGTGACGTGCTCGATCGCCTTGACGTGTTCTCGTTCGAGCTGGTCGGCCACGGTGTCCCACAGCATGCCCTCGCGCTCGTCCGGGTCCGGGCCGAGGAAGTCGATCCACTTCTCGCGTGCCTTGGCGGCGGCGACGCCAAACACCCAGAAACCGTGGGGGTCCTGGGTGAGGAACGTCAGGTAGTAGACGGGCTGGTGGTGGACCTGCCGGCGTACCGGCGCGACGACGAACCCGTACTTGGTGCCGTCGGTGAGACGTCGGGCGTATTCGATGGCGACGGCTTCGGCCGCTGACTCCCAATCCTGTCCGCCAGAGGCCTTGTGTGCCTGGACGGCGACGTCCCGCCACCACTCGCCGCCGCACACGGCGTCCGCCTTGGCGACGCCGCCGAGGTCGAGCTGACCCTTCTTCAGCTGGCCTCCGGCACGCCGGATCAGGTCGGCGCTGAAGTTGAGCAGCACCTCGGTCCGCGGCCACGCGCCGCGCTTGCGGAGGACGCCCTCGATCGAGTCCATCGGCAGCACGGCACCGCATGGGTCGAGGAAGACGAACAGGCTCGCCCCGGCGGCGAGCTGCAGCGCGTCGTCGAGATGGTTGCCGCAGTCCCCGTTGTGGCTCGCGATTGTGATGCCGCGGGCGCGGTACTCATCGGCGACCTTGTCCAGGCTCGCGTAGTCCTCGCGGGCCTTCTCCACTAGGAGCAGATCGATCTGGGTCGTCGCCTTGACCTTCTGTGCGGCGATCATCATGTGCTCGGCGGAGCCCGCTTCACCGGTGTCGAAGCGCCCGCGCCCGGCGAATCCGTCGAAGAGCACCGCCCGCTTGGGGTTCAGCTTGCTGGCCGTCATCGTCGCAAACCGGATGACGTACTGCTCGAGGATGCCGTGCTTGTAGACCGACTGCGGCTTGGGGCTGTCGAGCAGCCCTCCGTCTGTCCCCGTGGGCATCGCTACCTCGGATTCCCTGCCACCGGACTACCGGTTGCCCTTGGCGCGGTTGTGGGTCACGCAGAGCATTGTCAGGTTGGCCAAACTCGTCGAGCCGCCCTTGGACCAGGCGGTCACGTGGTCGGCGTCCATCTCGTTCTGCTTGTAGATGCGCGCCTTGTTGTTGTCCCCGCCGATTGCGCACAGCGGGCAGTTCGACTCGCCGGCGGCCTTGGCCTTCTTGGTCTGCTGCTCGTAGGCGACGCGCTTGTCCTTGTCGTCGAACAGCCGGATCGCCAGCAGCTGCGGCTGCTTCTCGCCGCCAAGCAGGAACTCGTAGATCCCCTTGCTGCTGGTGACCGCGGGGTCGCCGCGCAGCTCGTTCACGCGGCCTTCGATCGTGGCCGCGCTGTACGACGTCGAATGGTGCTCCTCGTAGAGCGGGCCCCACTCGAGGCCCCGCATCTCCTTGTCCGGCGGGCGGATGAAGACGCTGCCGACCCAGTCGATCACGGATGTGAAGTAGGTCTTCAGCTGGGCGATGTCGGTGTCGTGGCGGTGCTGCGCGAGGTAGGCGTCGACGCCCTTGCCCTGGGACGATGCGACCCAGTCCAGCGCGACGGCGAGGACCTCCTGCCGCTTGGGGTCGCCCTTGACGTACGAGGACCACTTCTGCATGTTGGCGTTGTTCGAGTTGCTGTACTCGGCCTTCGCCTTGGTGATGAAGGGCCCGGAGTAGATCGCGTTGAGCAGCTCCTGCTTGTTCAGCGGGACGCCGGCGATGTTGATGGTCTGGAACCACTCCTTGATCTCGGACTCGGTGCCCTGGCACTCGTAGACCAGCAGCGGGCTCTTCCTCAGCAGCGCCTGGTCCTCGAGCGGCAGCGAGGAGAACGTCTGCTCCTTGCCCGCGACCTGGATCGCGAATTTGCCCGTGATGAACCGTCCGATGCTGGTGATTCGCTGCTGTCCGTCGAGGACCTCGAGCTGGTCGTTGTCGTCGTCGACGTTGAAGTAGATCAGCCCGAGCGGGTAGCCCTTGAGCAGCGAGTCGATGACGGCGACGTCGCGCTTGCCGTCGTTGTAGATGTAGTTGCGCTGGAACTCCGGCTGGATGACGAGCTTGCCGTCGAGCCCGAACAGACCCTTGCCCTCGAGCTCGTTGTAGACGAAGCCCTTGAGGACCTCGTCGGCGGTGTACTCCTTGAGAGTGGTCTCCACTACGCGTCCTTCCGCCGGATGAACAGCCGCTTGTAGATGCGCTTGACCGGGTAGCCCACGTCGAAGTACGTCCCCTCGCCGAACGAGTCGGTGCGGACGAAGCAGCCGAGCGTTCCGGTGTTCGACTTCATCCGGACCCCGTCGACGACCCGCTCCTTCGGTCCGTAGGTCCGTGTCGGGGCGAAGTCGCCCTCGCTGCTCCCGACGATCTCGAACTGGTCGGGGTTGTACTTGTCAAGGAAGGTGATCGGGACGCCCATCAGGCCGTCGTGATCGCTGGGGATCGCGTCGACGAACGGCACCTCGATCGCCGGGAAGTTGTCGTAGGTCGGGTAGCCCCGCCCGCGAACCTCCTTATGCTTGCTGAACTTGACGTTGTCCGCCTTGGTCATCAGCTGCAGAGGCTCGTGACGGCGGCCGTGGTCGATATTGGTAAACCAGCAGGAGTTCCCGAGCCGCGTGTAGTCGCGCTCGTCGTCCGAGGGGTAGCCAAGCTTCTCGGCCTTGAGCCGGTCGGCGTCCGACACCTTCGCGCCCTTCGGCACGCCGAACACCATGTCGGTGCTGTTGGCCGTCGCGCCCTTCCAGAGCTCGTTCGCCATGATGTGTGGGAAGACCTCGTTGTAGGTGATCGCGTTGTTGTTGCCGATCACGGAGCACTTCCGTCCGCCGCCTACGACCCAGGTCATGAACGGGCGGAACAGGCTGAAGGGCGGATTCGTGATGACGAAATCGGCCTCGTCGCGCAGCGCCGTCACCTCCTCGCTGCGGAAGTCCCCGTCGCCCTCCAGGTACTCCCACTGGAGGTCCTCGATGTTGACGACGCCGTCGTCGTTGATGTCCTTCGGCTCGAGCACAAACTTCTTGCCGTTGGCGTGCGTCTTCGTCTCGTCGAACTTCGGGTCGCCCATCTCGAAGAGCGTGGGCTCGTACGAGAACAGCGCCGGGTTGCTGTCGGGGGCGTACGACGTCGAGATCAGCTTCTTCAGGCCGTAGTCCATGAAGTGCAGCGCGAAGAACTTCGCGAAGTTCGACCACTCCGGGTCGTCGCACGGCAGCAGGACCACCTTGTCGCGGAAGACGTCGGGGTCGTACTCGAGGTAGGCGTTCATCTCCCGCTCGATGTCGCCCCACTGCGTGTAGAACTCGTCGTTCTTCGCGGCCTTCGCCGCGCCAAGATGACTGTTCGCCGACTGCGTGGTCGTCATCGTGCCCCTGTCCTCAGCCTGATTGCACCGCCGAGAGTGGGGCGCGCCTTGCGGGGAATCCTATCGGCGCGCGGGGACAGTTGTACGCGGGACGAGGCGACACGGCCGCGTAGGCCGAGCCGCTGCGGCGGGCGAGCTCGATCAGTCTTTCCTCAGCCGCTCGAGCTCGGCTTCAGGGCGCTCGGGTGCTCATTCCTGGCCTCCCCACAGCAGCTCGAGATCCGGTTCGTGGATGACGTCCAGGCGCTTGTCGAGGGCGTAGGCCGCGGGCTTGGGCACGACCAGGCGGCGCAGCTGCCGCTCAGTGGTGCTGTGCTGCACCGGGGTGTCGTCGTCGTGATTCATCGCGGTCCCCCTCAGCGGCCCGGGGCCATTCGGTCGGTCTCTGGCTGCGTGCCCGGGATGTCGCGCTGCTGGCCGGGTGGCTTGGGGACGAAGGACTCGTCCAGGTCGGCGGCGATGTCGCGCATCTGGGTCTGGCATCGCTCCCACTCGCGGGGGTGGATGCCGTTCTGCAGGGCCGAGGCGACGATGGCGGCCATGGAGTAGGGCCGGTCGGCGGGCACCTGGTCGAGCGCGCACCAGGCCTTGGTACCGTCGCCGTGCAGCCAGCTGGCGAAGCCAGACATGGAGGCCGGCGCCGCGCGGACCTCGTCCGGGCCGCGGCGGGTGAGGTCGGTCCAGATAGCCATGTGGGAGGTGGAGTTCTCCCGGCTCATGTCCTCCCAGAGCGCGTCGCGGGTGCTGATCGTCTCCAGTGCGACGAGCATCCGTGCGCCGTCGACGTCGGAGAGCCGGTTGCCGTCGGTGTGGAACTGCTCTAGCCGGTCCAGGGCCCAGTCCCGCTCTGCAGCGGGTGTGCTGGCCTCGGCTGCGGCTCGGGCCGCCGGGATCAGCTCGGCGATCGGCTCCCGGTCCCCGACCATGGACGCGGCCAGGGACTCGCGGCTGGCGGCCGGCTGGGCGGCGCCGGTCAGCACGGTCGCGGCCGCGATCCGTTCAGCGGTCGACGGGGTCTGCAGCCCGGTCTGGCCGGTGTTGAACTCGCGCCAGCGCTCGCCGTCGGACCACAGCCTGATGTCGGTAGTGATGCCGACGTCCTGGAGCCGGTTCGACAGGTGCTGACTGGCCAGCTCGGCGCTGCGTCGGTCTTCGGTGATGCAGATGATGGCCAAGCGGGCACCGGGCCGGGCGTGGCGGCCGTACGGTCCGCTGAGCGCGTCCCAGACCTCCTCGCGATCGGCGGCCGTCCTCGGCAGGTCGACGCGGGTGATCGGCAGTCCGGGCCGAAAGGGCACCAGGACGATCGACTCCTCGGGCTTGAAGCCGAGGACGTGCGGCACCGCGGCGAGAAGCTCATCCGGGGACTGAACGACGAGATCCATGGGAGCGAACCTCCTCAGCTGGCCTGGGCCGCGTGCGGGCCGCGGTCGATGCGCGCGGACACGTACTTGAGCGAGATGCCGACCTCGCCGAAGCGGTTGTCGACAACCACGACGTCCTTGGTGCGCTTCTCGCCGGTCTCTTTGTCCGGCCAGCTCTCGGTGCTCTGGAGGCCGTGGACGAAGATCGGGTCGCCGGATCCGCAACTGTCCTGCATGTGGGTGGCGGCGCAGCCGAAGACCTTGACGTTGTGGGCGGTGGGCTCGTCGTTGACCCACTCCCCCTGGTCGTTCTGGATCCGGCGGTTGACCAGGACCCGGCAGCTGACGAACGGCTTGTTCTCGCGGGTGTAGAGCAGCTCCGGTGCCTCGGCCAGGTTGCCGGCGAAGGTGACGGTGGTGGACATGGCTTCCTCCTAGGTGACTGCGAGACGTTGATCGGTCCCGCAGTCACCTAGGTGTCTTCCAAGCCCGGCAGCGATCACATCGGCCGAAGTCGTTTGCACCGCTCGAGCTCGGCTGGCGGCGCGGCAGGAGATCACCCGGGGCACGCAGTAGCGCCCCGACTGGCTCTCGGTACCGGATCGGGGCGCTGGGAAGCACGCTAGGACGAGGTGCCGACACAACTGCCGGCGTCGGCCTCGTCGGCTACCGGGCAGTCCGGCGCCGCGGCGGTCGATTGCTGAGCTTCTGCGGTGGCGGCGGCAGGTCGCGGCCCAGCCGCCGGCGGGCCTCCTCGGCCGCGGCGATCACTGCCTCCTGGGCGAACGCCGAGCGGGCGAGCATCCGGCCGAGCTCCTGACGGTCGGCCACGAGCGCGTCTTCGACCGCCTCGATGGTCGAGGCGGTCAGGTCGTGCTTCTTATTGAAGCTCTTGCGGGTCACGCTGACCAGGGCGGGATGCTTCTCACCCGCGGCCGCGAGTTCGGACCGCTGCTGCGGTGAGCGCCGGGCATGGAGCTCGAGCGCCTGGGCGAGCCAGCCGACGAACGAGCCGGGTGAGTCGGCGTCGGTGTCCAGGTCTGCGATGTAGGCCGATCGTGCGAGGTCCCAAACGCCGGGCTTCCAGTAGATCCCGACCGGGATCGTGGTCTGGCTCGTCACCTGATCACTCCCCTGGTCTCGTCCGCCTGCGTCGAGCTGCAGCGGCTAACACCAACGCCGCTGCATTCCCGGTCGGGGCCCTGCGCAGCCGTTCCCACCCTCGCTCGATTCCTTCCGTTCCAGCCAGCTACGAGGTGCGGCTGCGCCAACGCCGCCGCAGCAGAGTCCGCGCCCGTGAGGTCGGGGATAT
This window encodes:
- the tcmP gene encoding three-Cys-motif partner protein TcmP, with protein sequence MPTGTDGGLLDSPKPQSVYKHGILEQYVIRFATMTASKLNPKRAVLFDGFAGRGRFDTGEAGSAEHMMIAAQKVKATTQIDLLLVEKAREDYASLDKVADEYRARGITIASHNGDCGNHLDDALQLAAGASLFVFLDPCGAVLPMDSIEGVLRKRGAWPRTEVLLNFSADLIRRAGGQLKKGQLDLGGVAKADAVCGGEWWRDVAVQAHKASGGQDWESAAEAVAIEYARRLTDGTKYGFVVAPVRRQVHHQPVYYLTFLTQDPHGFWVFGVAAAKAREKWIDFLGPDPDEREGMLWDTVADQLEREHVKAIEHVTDNLRRLTADGQPKAVVQHVQGVYGDLYGEAKETAFTAALRALVKAGEVEFVTKGTKPHQHVIRKAAG
- a CDS encoding HNH endonuclease family protein, translated to METTLKEYTADEVLKGFVYNELEGKGLFGLDGKLVIQPEFQRNYIYNDGKRDVAVIDSLLKGYPLGLIYFNVDDDNDQLEVLDGQQRITSIGRFITGKFAIQVAGKEQTFSSLPLEDQALLRKSPLLVYECQGTESEIKEWFQTINIAGVPLNKQELLNAIYSGPFITKAKAEYSNSNNANMQKWSSYVKGDPKRQEVLAVALDWVASSQGKGVDAYLAQHRHDTDIAQLKTYFTSVIDWVGSVFIRPPDKEMRGLEWGPLYEEHHSTSYSAATIEGRVNELRGDPAVTSSKGIYEFLLGGEKQPQLLAIRLFDDKDKRVAYEQQTKKAKAAGESNCPLCAIGGDNNKARIYKQNEMDADHVTAWSKGGSTSLANLTMLCVTHNRAKGNR
- a CDS encoding adenine-specific methyltransferase EcoRI family protein; the encoded protein is MTTTQSANSHLGAAKAAKNDEFYTQWGDIEREMNAYLEYDPDVFRDKVVLLPCDDPEWSNFAKFFALHFMDYGLKKLISTSYAPDSNPALFSYEPTLFEMGDPKFDETKTHANGKKFVLEPKDINDDGVVNIEDLQWEYLEGDGDFRSEEVTALRDEADFVITNPPFSLFRPFMTWVVGGGRKCSVIGNNNAITYNEVFPHIMANELWKGATANSTDMVFGVPKGAKVSDADRLKAEKLGYPSDDERDYTRLGNSCWFTNIDHGRRHEPLQLMTKADNVKFSKHKEVRGRGYPTYDNFPAIEVPFVDAIPSDHDGLMGVPITFLDKYNPDQFEIVGSSEGDFAPTRTYGPKERVVDGVRMKSNTGTLGCFVRTDSFGEGTYFDVGYPVKRIYKRLFIRRKDA
- a CDS encoding DUF4192 domain-containing protein — encoded protein: MDLVVQSPDELLAAVPHVLGFKPEESIVLVPFRPGLPITRVDLPRTAADREEVWDALSGPYGRHARPGARLAIICITEDRRSAELASQHLSNRLQDVGITTDIRLWSDGERWREFNTGQTGLQTPSTAERIAAATVLTGAAQPAASRESLAASMVGDREPIAELIPAARAAAEASTPAAERDWALDRLEQFHTDGNRLSDVDGARMLVALETISTRDALWEDMSRENSTSHMAIWTDLTRRGPDEVRAAPASMSGFASWLHGDGTKAWCALDQVPADRPYSMAAIVASALQNGIHPREWERCQTQMRDIAADLDESFVPKPPGQQRDIPGTQPETDRMAPGR
- a CDS encoding single-stranded DNA-binding protein, which codes for MSTTVTFAGNLAEAPELLYTRENKPFVSCRVLVNRRIQNDQGEWVNDEPTAHNVKVFGCAATHMQDSCGSGDPIFVHGLQSTESWPDKETGEKRTKDVVVVDNRFGEVGISLKYVSARIDRGPHAAQAS